The Corylus avellana chromosome ca8, CavTom2PMs-1.0 genome has a segment encoding these proteins:
- the LOC132190384 gene encoding glucan endo-1,3-beta-glucosidase 6, with the protein MGCLSLPTIGLVLLCSMVCTVSGIGANWGTQTSHPLPPDTVVRLLRENGFRKVKLFDADYGALRALGKSGIEVMVGIPNDMLQSLASSMKAAEKWVAKNVSTHITTNNVDIRYVAVGNEPFLSTYNGSFLRTTFPALQNVQSALIKAGLSNRVKVTIPLNADVYASSTDLPSGGDFRADIHDLMLAIVKFLNDNGGPFTVNIYPFISLYTDANFPVEYAFFDGNASPVMDGGTTYYNMFDANYDTLVWALQKNGYGNLQIIVGEIGWPTDGDQNANNVYAQRFNQGFMSHISGQKGTPMRPAVQVDAYLFSLIDEDTKSIDPGNFERHWGIFTYDGQSKYPLNLGTTNSGSLVSAKNIHYLDRKWCVMKPSAKLDDPQVQLSVSYACALADCTSLGYGTSCGNLDARGNISYAFNSYYQKNNQLDGACKFPNLSMITKSDPTVGNCRFGITMEPYYGGAERILGCLQKPLSLVFGLILCLLTIL; encoded by the exons ATGGGGTGCCTTTCATTGCCTACTATTGGTTTGGTTTTATTGTGTTCAATGGTGTGCACGGTGAGTGGTATTGGTGCCAACTGGGGCACACAGACCAGTCACCCTCTGCCTCCAGATACAGTAGTGAGGCTGCTGAGGGAAAATGGGTTTAGAAAGGTTAAGCTTTTCGATGCGGATTATGGGGCATTGAGAGCTCTGGGTAAATCTGGGATTGAGGTCATGGTAGGGATTCCTAATGATATGCTTCAATCTCTTGCCAGCAGCATGAAGGCTGCCGAGAAATGGGTTGCCAAAAATGTCTCCACACATATCACCACCAATAATGTCGATATCAG GTATGTTGCAGTTGGAAATGAACCGTTCTTGTCGACATACAATGGAAGCTTCCTCAGAACAACCTTCCCTGCTCTGCAGAATGTCCAATCTGCCTTGATAAAAGCTGGTCTTAGCAATAGAGTGAAGGTGACAATCCCCCTTAATGCTGATGTGTATGCAAGCTCAACTGACCTTCCTTCTGGCGGTGACTTCCGTGCTGATATCCATGACCTTATGCTTGCCATTGTCAAGTTCTTGAATGACAATGGTGGTCCCTTCACAGTGAACATCTATCCATTTATAAGCCTCTACACTGACGCCAACTTCCCTGTTGAGTATGCCTTCTTTGATGGCAACGCATCACCTGTAATGGATGGTGGGACGACGTACTACAATATGTTTGATGCAAATTATGACACTCTTGTGTGGGCCCTCCAAAAGAATGGGTATGGAAATTTGCAAATCATAGTTGGAGAGATTGGGTGGCCGACTGATGGAGATCAGAATGCTAACAATGTGTATGCTCAGCGGTTCAACCAGGGCTTCATGTCCCATATATCCGGTCAGAAAGGGACCCCAATGAGACCTGCGGTGCAGGTTGATGCATATTTATTTAGTTTGATTGATGAGGATACTAAAAGTATTGATCCAGGAAATTTTGAACGCCATTGGGGAATATTTACGTATGATGGGCAATCAAAATACCCGCTTAATCTTGGTACCACAAACTCAGGATCCTTGGTGTCTGCAAAAAATATACACTATTTGGACCGCAAGTGGTGTGTGATGAAGCCATCTGCTAAACTTGATGACCCTCAAGTGCAACTAAGTGTGAGCTATGCTTGTGCACTTGCTGATTGCACGAGCCTTGGATATGGGACATCTTGTGGCAATCTAGATGCTCGGGGAAACATCTCATACGCATTTAATAGTTACTACCAGAAGAATAATCAACTTGATGGCGCTTGCAAGTTTCCCAACCTTTCAATGATCACCAAATCAGATCCAACAGTTGGCAATTGCCGATTTGGGATAACAATGGAGCCATATTATGGAGGTGCAGAAAGGATACTTGGGTGTCTCCAAAAGCCATTGAGTTTGGTTTTTGGCCTTATTCTCTGTTTGCTAACAATTCTGTGA
- the LOC132190385 gene encoding 3-ketoacyl-CoA synthase 10-like → MAREQERFSTDIVNRGVEDSGPNAGSFNFSVKVRPRLPDFLSSVNLKYVKLGYRYLLGHSFYFLVAPLLTVVLGVELRKLSWEDFYQKCDLTDALFMLGLLGLILYIYLDSTPRSIYLVDFACYRPPNDLKISKEEFIELARKCGDFSDSAIEFQQRVLKNSGIGDESYLPRAVFRPGFKTSLKHGREESAAVMFGAINDLLAATKIRPKDIRILVVNCGFLNTTPSLSSMVVNHFKLKHNIHSFNLGGMGCAAGVTAIDLARDLLLAYPGSYALVVSAEAVTYTWYNGDDPDMLLANCFFRMGAAAMLLSSSRLESRRSKYELKQLVRTHKAMDNRSYKSIQIREDAQGKKGISVSKDVIEVGGHALKANITTLGPLVLPVSEQLHFFTNLLFKKKKAKPYIPDYKLAFEHVCILATSKKVLDEIQNNLELTEEYMEASRKTLERFGNTSSSSIWYELAYLEANSRINSGDRIWQIAFGSGFKCNSVVWKALRNNGKPKLSPWVEEY, encoded by the exons atgGCAAGGGAGCAGGAGCGATTTTCAACCGACATTGTGAATCGGGGTGTTGAGGATTCGGGGCCAAATGCTGGGTCTTTTAATTTCTCAGTGAAGGTCCGGCCTAGGTTGCCGGATTTTCTTAGCTCAGTTAATCTGAAATATGTGAAGCTTGGATATCGTTATCTCCTTGGCCACAGCTTTTATTTCTTGGTTGCACCACTCCTCACAGTGGTCTTGGGTGTTGAGTTAAGAAAGCTCTCATGGGAAGATTTCTATCAGAAATGTGATCTTACAGATGCTCTCTTTATGCTGGGATTATTGGGTTTAATTCTATACATTTATCTCGATTCGACACCTCGCTCCATTTATTTAGTTGATTTCGCTTGTTATCGCCCACCAAATGACCTTAAG ATCTCAAAGGAGGAGTTCATTGAGTTGGCAAGAAAATGTGGCGACTTCAGTGATAGTGCAATTGAATTTCAGCAACGTGTTCTCAAGAATTCTGGCATAGGCGACGAAAGCTACCTGCCACGCGCAGTTTTCCGCCCTGGTTTCAAAACATCCCTAAAACACGGCCGAGAAGAGTCAGCAGCAGTCATGTTTGGGGCGATAAATGACCTTCTTGCAGCCACCAAAATCCGGCCAAAGGACATAAGAATTCTAGTTGTCAACTGTGGGTTCCTAAATACCACTCCCTCGCTCTCATCAATGGTAGTAAACCATTTCAAGCTTAAGCACAATATTCATAGCTTCAACCTTGGTGGCATGGGTTGTGCTGCTGGAGTTACAGCTATTGATCTAGCTAGAGACCTTTTGCTTGCTTATCCGGGCTCCTATGCTCTAGTAGTCAGTGCAGAAGCCGTGACATACACATGGTACAACGGTGATGACCCTGACATGCTCCTTGCAAATTGCTTCTTTCGGATGGGGGCTGCAGCCATGTTGCTCTCAAGCTCCCGCCTTGAAAGCCGGCGCTCCAAGTATGAACTCAAGCAG CTGGTTCGAACCCACAAAGCCATGGACAATAGGAGCTACAAAAGCATACAAATAAGGGAAGATGCACAAGGGAAGAAAGGTATCTCGGTGAGCAAAGACGTGATTGAGGTGGGAGGGCATGCACTGAAGGCAAACATCACCACTCTTGGCCCGCTAGTCCTACCTGTTTCTGAACAACTGCATTTCTTCACCAATTTGCTttttaagaagaagaaagccaagccttacattcctgACTATAAGCTTGCCTTTGAGCATGTTTGTATATTGGCAACAAGCAAGAAAGTGCTGGACGAGATACAGAACAACTTGGAGCTCACAGAGGAGTACATGGAGGCATCAAGGAAAACTTTGGAGCGATTCGGAAACACCTCCAGTAGTAGCATTTGGTATGAGCTGGCTTACTTGGAAGCGAACTCAAGGATCAACAGTGGCGATCGAATTTGGCAAATCGCTTTTGGGTCCGGGTTCAAGTGTAATAGTGTTGTTTGGAAGGCTCTTAGGAATAATGGGAAGCCAAAGCTGAGTCCATGGGTGGAGGAGTACTAA